The DNA segment GGGTTATGGGGGTGACAGCCCCTGCCTGTCCCCTCTGCCATCATGTCCTGGTGGCATCTCACAGTCTGGTGAGTTGGAGGGGGTATAGGACCCCTATCTTCGAACCAAACCTATCAGGACCTCCCCGcatcatccctccatccccactgGGGTGGGAGTAACCCTGTCCCTGCTGCATGTGTCCCCCCTATATTGCACCAAGtcctccccccaaaatcctggctgTGCTCAGGGCTGGGGTGATGCAGAGGGGGTGACCCCTGGCCAGCCCCCATGTGCCCGTCCCCACTCGGGACAGGCGGCCGTGGGAGAGGGAGGTTAGGCCAGGCTTTCCTTCCTGGCCAGCGCCACACTGCCTATTACATCAACTCTGGTATTTCCAGTCCCTGCGGGGAGAAGGGAGGAGCGCGGGCAGGAGCAAGGGAAAGCAAAGAAATATTGGGGGATGCAAGGAACTGGGGGATCCCACAGGGGAAATTTAGCCCCTCCGAGAAAGCTCGGTGCTGGGATGCCCTGTGGTCAGACTGGTTTTGGCCCCTGGCCtcatcctggctctgtccccgttTTTTTGGGCTGCGAATGAAAGCGGCAGGAGGGGGgttgaaaaaggggaaaaggaaaaatctaCACGTGGAAAGCACACGTCCCTACGGCCGGGACTTAAAGCAACAGGAAAGTGCCGGGTGGCACAAGGACAGCTCCAGGGACGAGGGGGGTGGCAGGGGGCGGGGTGCCCGCTCCCGCTTTTGGGGTGTGCTTCAGTTTCCTCAGTGTGGAAAATGAAAAGAAGGATGCTGAGATGTTTTTCCCAGCCTCATTTCTGCCCTGAAATACATCCCTGTGGGTGCCAGATTGGGGTTGAGGGACTgttaaaatggggggggggaggcTCAGGGGGTTCCCGGGAAGGAGGAGGTGGTGAGGCTCTGGTGCTCTGTTTGCACAGACCCTTCATTCAGTGATGTGGAGGAGCAATCCAGAGCAATGGCCCCTGTGTGATGATGGATTTGGGGCTTGCAGGGGCTGGATCCAGCTGGCAGCAGGGTTGGGGATTCCCTGGATTCACTCCTCAGGTCCCCCCTTTTAGTTTAATATTTCTAGCCCCAGCTTATCCACCATTCTCTGCTTTTATTCCTCACTGGGGCTTGTTAAGATTTTGTGCAGGATACGGCCTCACTTGGGCTATAatatcaaggggaaaaaaaaaacccaaatcatcaCAAAGAGGTAAATTCAGGGGAAAGCTTCAATTTATTTTTGGCAGCTTCCCCTCTGAGACCTACCAAAAGCTTTTGTCAGGGAGTCGAGGTGCTTGTCCAGGCGCTCACCGTTGCATCAGGCCTCTGCGCAGGACAGTCATTACTGGGAATCTGGGTTCCTTTTTGGGGGAAAACAGGGTCCTTCCTTTCCAGCAGTGGCACAGGATCACGTCGTGTTGCCCCATCAAATGCTTTCTGCAAGCCCAACCCCTGTTACGAGGCCATTGTATAACACTGAAACACGCGGAATTCAACCCGAGTATTGAAGCTGCACATACGCCAGGgctaaggaaaaaaatagtgtaaaaagcagaagttttaggtttgggtttttttaaatctgtttggttttgttttgggggattttgggtttttttgtgttttttatttgtttgatttgttttttgttgttgtttgtttttgtcggggttttttgtttgtcttggtttggggtttttttgttggtttggatttttgtttggtttttgtcggtttggttttgtttgttttgggttttttgttttgttttgttttgtttggggcttttttgttgttttattttggggtttttttgtttgtttgctttgatttttttgtctttgtttgtttttttgttcttctttctttttcactcCGGAGCGGATGGATTTTGCAGCACGCTCAGCCCCTCCTCCGGGCTGCCGGGGGGGCAGGACCGGTGGTGGAGGCGGTTCTTAGGACCCGGCGGCGCCGCCGCTGCTCCCCCCGCGCTTGGCTCCCCCTCCCGGCCCCGcttccctcccgccgccgccgccggggagcgcggccgctccgcccgccccggGAGCCGCTGCAccggggctggggggacccgGCGGGCAACGGGGAGACGGGATGGCCCGGCGGGGAGCGTGGAGGCTGTGGGCAGCGCTGGGCTACGGGCTGTGCCTGCTGGCGGGCGGGCAGGAGCCGGCGGGCGGCGGGCAGCCCTGGAGGCAGCTGATCCAGTGGGAGAACAACGGCCGCGTTTATAGTTTGCTCAACACCGGCGCTGAGTACGTCCCGGCGGGGCAGGAGAGACCCGGAGGGAACCGGTTGATGTTGGCGGGAGCGGTGACCGGAGGAACGGGGAACGTCCGGCGACAGGCACCGGCGGTACCGCCGCGCCCGGGTTCCGAAACGGTGCGGGGCCAAACGCGACATCCCTTCGGCTTCGGGCAGGTGCCCGAAAACTGGCGGGAGGGACCGGTGGGCGACAGCACCGCTTCGCAACGCGTACGGCCCGCCGGCCGCTCCCGCCAACCTTCCTCCTCGTCCTCAGCCTCATCCTTCGCCTACGCCGCCGTCGGGCAGCCCTCGTACCCCCAGTTCCCCTTCGCCCCCCAGTATGAGCCCTACGAGGCGCCCCGGGCGTACGATGAGACGTACGCCTATTACCGCAGCACCGGCACCGGCGGGGCGGCCGTGGCGTCGGCGGCGGCGGGTGCCAGCGTGGTGTACCCCTTCCAACCCCGCGCTCGCTACGAGGACTACGGGGAGGAGCAGAGCCCCTATAGAGCCCAGGGTTACTACCCGGCGGCCGAGCGTCCCTACGTGCCCGCCGCCCCCCAGCCGGTTGATGGGCTGGACCGTCGCTACTCCCATAGTTTGTATCACGACACGGGGGCTTCGCCGGAGCAGAATGGCCCGGACTCATACATCAACCAGCAACCCAGCATTGCATCGACCGATAACCTGCAAGCTCCCGCCGGGACGGGGTACAGGGGCCAGTACCCCCCCTATGAGCCACAACCGCCTTTTCGGGCACTGGAGCCTTACGCGGTTCCTCGCCCCGAGCCCTACCTGCCTGTCAGGAGCCCCGAAATGCCGCAAGCCGTCCCTGATAACCAAGCCCGGGTCAGTGTGGGCAGTGTCTACAGGCCCAACCACGGTGGACGGGGTGAGTCTGAGGGGGATGCTGGGGTGGGTGGCAGCTCCTGTGAGGTGGGACAGTGCCCTGGGTGCTTTCCTGCCCAGGGGGAAGGGCATCCCTGAGAGCAGAGCCCTCTGCGCTAGTGTTGATGCCAAGGATGCTGCCCTGGTACTACGGGGACAAATGTGGCCAAGGGGCCACCAAGGGATTGTTGGAGACACTGTATTTTGGgaatgatggtggtggtggtggtgaaaagcagggaggaaggggaagggatgcGAAGGAGCAAGTCCTGGTGGAGTCTGGGATCAGGATGGGTCCGTGCTGTGGACTGAGGGGACACTGTGCTCATGGGGTGGGTCTGTGCCATGTCCTGGGGCATCCTGGCCGTGGGCCCTGGGCTGGGACACGCTCGGTTCACGGGTATATCTGATCGGCCCCCTGTGCCGGCTGCATCGGGGCCGCAGCAGGGGACCAAGGTCGCAGCAGGGCCACCGTCATTTCATGTCCTACTGACCCCGATCCTGACGAAATCCTGTGGCTTTTGGCTGAGGCTTgccaaaagtgttttttttttttttgctccgtGGTGAAATTGGAAGCAAGGCTGGAGGATGTGAGGAGCAGCAGCCTGGGGGATCTGTTCCCTGCCTGTCCCTTGGGAAACCCATCTCAGCTGGAGCCTGTGACCCATCTGACCCCAGAACCCATCCAGCCCCATCCCTGGTTTCTGAGAAAATCCCATCCCAGAGGGTTCGTACTGGGGGAAGCATTTGTCCCACCCCTGCCCCATTGCGTGCGAGCGAGTAAACACAgcgagagcagccgggctgggtcAGCCCGAGGTCTGGCCGGCCTTGCTGATGTGTGGGAAAGAGCTTGGGGACAGGAGTTGTGTGGAGAGGATCTTCATCCGCATCTCTGCCTGTCTTGCCAGGAGCAGCCGCTCCTGCCGGATGAGGGGATGAGGGATGCAGGGGTGAGGGATGAAAGGATGAGGGATGCAGGGGGGAGGGATGAGGGATGCAAGGGCTAGGTGTGCAGGGTTAAGGGATGAGAGATGCTGGCAGTCCCATGTTTCTGGGGACTGCTGCCCCGGAGATGACCCAAGGTGACAGAGGGAAATGGGAAGATGCTTGCCGAGCTTATCTCATCCCTTTGGCAAAGGCTATGTCCTTCAAGGATCCCTGGAAGCTGGGCCAGGAGGTGATGCTGCCCATGGCTCTGCCAGGGGAATCAGGGTGCCCACGGGTGGGTGGACAACCTTTGTTGGCCTATCAGCCCACCAGCAGGACATCCACCCCTTAGTACAGGAGGCCTCAACCTCCTTCTTCACATCTTTCATTAATAAATCTAAAGAAGGGAATAAAGTTCATCCGAGCCCAGGGAGGTGGCTCTCTGGGGcctctgtcacctccctggggGTCACAACCTCCTTCCCCCCAAGCTCGTCACCTGCAGGGCCACCCTTCAGGCAGGTTTCTTAATTGAGCAAAACACTTTATAAAGCCGAATCAGATGTTAATTATGCATCTAAGCTCTTTAAGAGCCTCGTAATCCCGCCCGGCTCCGCCAGGAATGTGTGGCATTCCCGGCCCCTCACTGGGGCATCTGGGGGGTTAATTAAGCAATTAGATCCCCACCGACTTTTACAGGAGTTTTACTGGGGCTTGTGTGAGCATTGTGAGTTGTCCACCTCCCTCCATCCAAAGCAGATGGTGAAAACATCAGAAGATGAGAGTTGAAAAGGTTTTTAGCCCTAGATCTGTAGGTGGCCAGGCCGTGGTGGAGGTTTTGGAAATCTCATGGGTGATGGGGAATTTGATACCGACTTGAGTCACGATGGCTGTGGTGGCACCTGAGGATGCTGTCACCCATGGATGGGCCAGGAGATGACAATCTTGCTGGGAAGGTCTCTCTTTTGTGGTTTTGGGTTGCGTTTTGTTGCTCTCTTCAGGCATTTAACAAGCAGCCGGGGCTCCTGAGCAGATCCAGCGGGGCTGggaggggatggagggatgcGTGAGGAGGGATGCTGCGGGATGGTGGGGTGAAGGGCTGAATCTCAGTCACTTGGGGCTGTCCCCAATGTCTCCACTGCTCACAGCCACCCACTTGGCTTGTCCCCTAAGCAGCCGCCTCCTGGGAAAACCGTCGGAGCCGCTGTTTTTTCGGCTAAGCCCCGCACACCTGCACAAACagcgcggcggggagcgggccTGCCTCTTTTTTATTATTCGAATTTTCACGGTGCAGAAGGAGGAAATCTTCTCTGGCAGCTCcctggggcaggctgaggggcgGAGGAGGGAAAACAAACACTTTCTTGCTGTGGTTGTCCCTTTTTGGAGGCGATACCGGGGTGGAGGGGGCTGCCAGCCCCCTGGTTTGAAGGAGGTGGGAAAGTGCTGGCTCAGCaaaaaggagcaggatttggccaGCCCCGCATGGGGACAGTTTGGTGTCCTgctgggacaaggggacatttGGAGGGTGGTGAGGCTGGATTCTGCCATCCTATTAACCCAAACCGTGCCGGCGCTTGCGATTTGACCCTTCGCTGCTGGGTTCTGAGCTGAAAATCAGGCGTCAGACCCTACAATAACAACGGGGCCGTGCACGGCGAGCTCTGTCATAGGGGGAAAAATAAACCTCCCCGTTGGTAAAGGGGTCAGGTTTCTCTCTGGAACGTCCAAGAATTTATTATAAACAACAGTGGGGAGGAAAAGCTGTTTTATAAAATGATGACAAATGTTCTTCTTGCAACAGGCCGGGGCCCAGGGGcttttctctgttgcttttttaattattaatttttttaaggcTTGGGGGAAAGTCTTTCCAAGCTTTTCCCCCCTGGTGTGCACGGCCCCCCCGGGTATTACATCAGCAGCGATGACCAAGTGAGCCGGGCAGGAAACGAGCTCCAACGGAGTGACGTGATCCCTCGAGGGAAGGCAGGCCCAGAAACAAGAAGGCATTGTTCTTTTTGCCCacggaaaaaaaaacataaaaagggaaaataaggcTAAAATACtaggaggggaaaaaggaaatgtGCTGGGAACTGTCTGGGTGTAAAGGGAGGAGGTGGTGTGGCTGGAGCCCCCTGGTCCCTTGAAAGGAGGTgagggatggggatgaagatgaggatagGGATGGGAATGAGGACGAGGATGGggatgaaaaggaaaatgaagatggGGATGAAGGATGGAGATGAGAACTGGGATGGGAACAAAGGTGAGAATGGGGATGAAGGATGGAGATGAGAACTGAGATGGGAACAAGGGTGAGaatgggatggggatgaagacagGATTGTAGacaaggatgaggatggggatgatggatacagatggggatgaggatgagcagTGAGGATAGGGACGAGGATGAGGATGGTTATGGGAATGAGAGTGAGCatagggatggagatgggaatgaAGATGGGGATAAGGATgaagatggggatgaggatgaagatggcgatggagatggggatgtagATGAGGATAAGGCTGGGGCTGGAAGTGAAGGTGAGGATGAGGACAGGCTGGCGAGCTTGCAGGAATGAAAGCTCCCAAGCAGAGGTTGTTGCAGAGCAAGGCTTGACTTtgcagagggaaactgaggcacggagtgCCTGGGGAGCATCCCCCCACACTGGGACAGATGTGAGGATGCTCTCCTGCTCGGAGGAGCCTTTGGGAAGGGGAGGTGTGTGAGGGCGTTGCTGGGGTGGGAGCTCAGGCTCCAgctgggctctgtaatgcttttggAAAGCCAGGCAGCCCCCGCCCGGCCCTGCAGCTGGCTGGGTTTGGGGTGAGAACCAGGAAACAAGGCAGGAAGTAGGGACCCCTGTTTTTGGAGGGTTGTGTCACGCCCTGGTCGCTGGCTGCTGgaggggagggagctggggggctcagggggaccCCAATAACCCCTGGCAGGGCGGGTGGGCACGGCCGGGTGGAATCGGTTCTCAGAGGGTTGAGCAATCGGGCTGGAGGAAAACGGGAGGTTGGGGTTTGCCAGCGGGAgctgggggggaaggggaggggaagggaggattttccatctgcagcagaaaattaaaacaacGTGGCGGTGACCAAAGCAAACCTTCCCCACGAGGTCAGGGCTGGCTGCCTCGAGCCTGCGACCAGTGTCCCCAAGCCAAACGCTGTCCGCAGGTCCTGCCCCCAAGCCCTCAGGGCTGTCCCCATCCTCCCGGCAGGTCTCCCCGACTTGGTGCCGGACCCCAACTATGTGCAAGCGTCCACCTACGTGCAGCGAGCTCACCTGTACTCGCTGCGCTGTGCCGCTGAGGAGAAGTGCCTGGCCaggtagggacatggggacacggggggacagaaGGGGGTCGTTCGGAGATTGGGACatagggggagaaaggggggtcctgggtcaaGGGGGTGCGTTGGAGGGGAACAGAGGAGGTACTGGTGGGAGGAGgatggaggagaggggaagggaaggggaaagggaagagagttgggcaaggaggagaagggtgcaggagaaaagagaagaagagggaaggggaaagggaaggaggagaaggaaaggcaaaaggaaaggggaaaaggaagaaggatgaaggaggagaaggggaaagggaaaggagaggagaaggcaagaggaaaagaaagggaaaatgaaaaggagagggagaagagaaaacgaaaaggaaaaagaaaaggataaaaaagGAAGGTGTCTGTCAGGTGCTGCAAGGCAGGGGACCTTTCATCCTCTCCCCTGGAGGAACCTCTCCCTGCAGACACTCGCTGGGGTTTTTCCTCCCGGGGGTGCCAGAGCTGACCCCTGTGCCTGGGGGGCTCCTGTCCCTCGGGGCTGAGTCTgagggtggggggggggcattGTCCTTGACCATCCTGATGTCCCCAGCACGGCCTACACCCCCGAAACCACCGACTATGACGTGCGGGTGCTGCTGCGGTTCCCCCAGCGGGTGAAGAACCAGGGCACAGCCGACTTTCTGCCCAGCCGGCCCCGGCACAGCTGGGAGTGGCACAGCTGTCACCAGTGAGTGTCCCTGGGTCCCCCACACCAGCCCTCCCTTTTGCGGCAGTTGTAAGGCTTTTTTAATggcatttccccctttttttgtgGCTTTGCTTTGAGATCTTTGGGGAGGGCATCACCTCATTTCGTATCTATGTCCCTAAAGCCACCAAGCTCCTGCAATTAATGTCCCCAAGGACGGAGCTTGCAAGCTGGGATAGACCCAGGATTGATGGGGAGCCCCTAAAATCACacctgggaaggggatggtgcCATTTGGggggtcaccctgtgtcccccccaggcaTTATCACAGCATGGACGAGTTCAGCCACTATGACCTGCTGGATGCCAGCACGGGGAGGAAGGTGGCCGAGGGACACAAAGCCAGCTTCTGCCTGGAGGACACCACCTGCGATTTCGGCAACCTGAAGCGTTATGCCTGCACGGCCCACACCCAGGTGGCTTTTTGGGTGATGCTCCAAGGGCTCCGTGGGGTTCACCCCCCCTCAAACACACCCTgaaccccccttttttttccccacagggcTTGAGCCCGGGCTGCTATGACACCTACAACGCCGACATCGACTGCCAGTGGATCGATATCACAGACGTGCAGCCGGGGAATTATGTCTTAAAGGTGGTGGGGGAGCTTTTTAGGGGCAAACTTGACCAATTTGGGGTCGGTTTGGGATCTTAACCATCAGTTTTGGGCCCACACACCTTTCTCGGTGCTGTCCCTTTGACTTAGGTGCTGCTTGTCCCCCCTCTTACTAATTTTTGGGGGTGCTTTTGCTTCCCTTTCCCTTGTTTTTAGGTTCAAGTGAACCCCAAATACATCGTCCTGGAGTCGGACTTCACCAACAACGTGGTGAGGTGCAACATCCACTACACTGGGCGCTACGTCTCCACAACAAACTGCAAGATTTCCCAGTAAGGAGATGTCCGTCTGTCCTTCCCTtggcaaaaaaaccaacccaccaaaaaaaGCCAGAGATGGGACCTGAGCTGTTTAgttccttttttcctccctttcatcTGGGTTTTCTCTGCGAGCATCCAAAATAAAGCTGGATCTGGCCAGCGGTGGAGCTGGGGGTTGGTGTCTGGCTCCCTTTGGGGTGTTTATACTGAATTCCCTTGTTATTCCAGGGAGAACGAAGCTGAGTTTCAAAAGGAACTCTCCCCCCATCCCGCCTTTGAGTTAATGGTTTGAAATGTCTTCCTAAGAGCATTCCCCGAATCCTCGGGTTTATATTTGTCTTCTTTCAGATCTTGATGGGAGCAGCGCCAGCGGGACGTCACCTGCCCAGCCTCTGTCCCCCCTCTCGAGAAAGTGCCCGAGCTGGTTCCTCTGTCCCACCGGAGACCCCATCAGCAGCTCCTCAagagccccccccaaaaaaaaaaaacccaaacatttcttCATGTTAAAAGGCGGGGAAGTGAGAATgactctttgaaatattttttatacTTAACTTTTCTTTAccctttgttttttgtggtttgtttgttgtttttttttttctttcccaatttcCTGAGGGAAACTGATGCTGAGTTTTAGCTGGAATAACGGCAGGGGGGCGTAAATACTGCATAAATGATGTAAATCGCATATTAGCAATAGAGAGCTCTGTATTAACCCCTTCTGCAttgtttttggggggtggggtgtcTCCGGTGATGCCACCTCCCCTGGGGGGAAGAAGACAGCCCAAATTTGGAGGTGCTGCCCTGGCAGGGATGCTCGCCCCCTCTTCTCAAGGAGGCTGCTACGCCGGGATACTCCGGTTATTTTGGGGACCAAAGGTGCTGGAAATCCTGTTGCCTTAACGGGGGGCTCGCTCCGTCCGCGCAGCTTTTGAAAACGGGGAGGAGGTCTGGGAGCCCTTTGAGATGACTGGAAgtcttgttttattgttgttattattattaatattattgttattttcaCGAGCTTTACAACCAGAAATCATTAAAACACTTTGCTTTGGAGGGGTTCAGTATTTAACTGAGGCCACCACCGAGGGATGTCCCGGGGGCCCCAAGGGCTTGAGGAACCCTTCCAGGAGGGTACGTGAGGGAAACCCCGTGTTTTTTTCACGTTGTCTTTCAATCCAGGGTGCCGGGGAGCAAAGGGCACAGCGCAGAAGGGCCCCCCGGGCCATGGGGCAGGGGGTCCCGGGGACAAGCAGGGTGGGGACCGGGAAGGGGCCGGGTCCCTGGTGCCGCCGTCGCGCCTGGAGAggccgggggtgccgggggtCCCGGGTCCCGGCCCGGGGGCTGTTCACAGGGTCACATTGGGGCTGAAACCCCCCGCGGTGTGATGGGGGAAGGGGCAGCGCACCCACCCGCAGTCCCGGGCCCGGGTGCGGGGGGAAAGTGTTTGTGAACTGGGGGCACCTCCCACAGGGAGGAACCAGCCTCGGGCTTTATTACGCAGGATTTATTATTACATATAATGTTTAGGATaatgtaataaaaatataattacataactaaatataataataaaactgTTATTATTTAAGCTGCAGCCCACCCGCCCCCGAAGGCCCCCGGACCCGCTCGGCCGCCGCTGCCCGACCCAAGCGGGGAGCAGCCGGCGGGATGGGGCCCCGCTTCCCCGGACCGGCTCCACCGCCCGCCAATCCCGGCCCGGGACAGCGCTCGGCCCCACCACTCCCGCCCTGTTGCTGCCCCCGCCCATTTGCGCTCCACCCAATCCCTGCTCTCTCGGCCCCGCCCATCTCTGCTAGGCCCAATCCGGTCACCGGCCCTCACCATCCCGTCCCCAATCCACCCAATCCCGACCCGTCCTTTCAATCCGGTCCCGCCCCCTTTTCCGCTCCCCCGCTCCGCTCTCCCCTGCGGCCCCTATCCCGCCGCCGCTCCGCTCACGGGGAGCCGCATCCAGCCCTTTCTCCCGCGGTTTCGGCAGCGTTGGGTCGCTGAGACCTCCGGTGCTCCCCGGCTCTGGGGACTTGAACGGGAGCGCGGGAGCAGCCTCGCTGCGGAACCCCACCCACCCGCCCTCCCCGGGCTGCGACAGCGGGACCGGGACCCCTGTTGCTCTGCAGAGCGGCGGGATCGGGGCCGCTGGGGAACGAGAGTGGCGGGACTGGAGAGCCAGGCGGCAGTCGGGCCGGATTGAGAGAGCAGGCCGGGATTGGTCGGATCGGAGACGGGTGGGCGGGGCCTGATTGAAAGAATGGGTCGGGATTGGGCAGAGAGAAGGTGGGCGGGGCACGTCTGAGCGGGTCGGGATTGGCGGGACCGGCCGAAGTCTCGGGCGGGGATTGGTGGGCCGCGGAGCGCGGGTGATCCGGGCCGAGAGCGCGGGAGCGGTTCCTCTAGGGCCAGGGGACTGTTGCCGGTGTCACCCACGCAGAGTCAGCGGGACAACCCTGGAACTGAGCCCCAGGGAGGGCTGAATCCCGGATGAGAATGTGGGGGACCGCCCGGGAGCTGTGGGGCTCCAGCACCCCCATGGCCACATGGATGGGTGGTCCTTTGCTGGCGGGACACCCAGGCCAGGCGTGTCCCCAAGGTGCcatcacagaggcagcagtgcagACACAGTTTATCGTTCCCAGGCTTTATTCAGCTCTCACCCCACACTCATGCCGAGGCACGGGCGCACCTCCTGCGCCCCACACCAACAGCCAGCACCGCCCCGGCCAGCCCCACGCCAGCCACCACGCAGATCAGCGCTGTccccacactgggcactgttgtcACTCTGCCTGCGAAACCAAGGGGGAATGTTAGCACTCGTCACTGTGGCCGTGTCATGGGGCCACAGCCAGCGGGGACTCATCCTGACCTCCCTCCTGCCGCTCTCCCACGGTGCCCAGGTCCCTCGAGAGGAGCACAGGGCCAATGACCACGTCAGCTTCAGCCTCtttccctgagaagaaaggagcaGTGAGGCTCCAGCAACGCCAAGGTGTCCCCTCCGTCCCTGCAAGGACCTTACCATTGGCATCATGGCGGCGGAAGCGGCGGCTGGGCCATCGCTCCATGGGGTTGAGCCTCCGGGAAAGAGCGGGGGACTCGCAGTTGCCTGTCTCACAGCAGCTGCAGATGTCCCGGGTGCCTTCCACGGGTGCCCATCTAGAGCAGGGTGGGAGCGTTGTCACCAGAGCCCTCCACTGGCACCCACGGAGCAGTCATGACCCCCAAGTCTGGGTCAGTGACGCATCCCTGTGCCACAGGGGGGTTGCAGGATGCTGCTGAGGACCTGCCCCACCCTGGTACAGCGGTTACTCACGTGTTTCTGGCTTTGTTGAAGGAGCAAGCCTTGTTCAGGGGGTCTGGGGCTTGGTCTGCTGGGGTCACCTTCAGGTGGCAGGTGATGTAGATCTGTGGAGAGGGCAGGAGAGATGGGGACACGCTTGTAGGGGCCACTGGCTTGGTTTGGTGCTGGCGCAGGGGACAAACAGCCTTACCAGGTTCCTGGCGTCCCCCGTGAACCTGAACACATCGATCTTGAAGCGCAGGATGTCCTCCCGGGGCCGGGGGGTGACGAAAGCAGAGCTGGTGTCATCTGATCTCCCATCAACCAGGCACCTGGG comes from the Patagioenas fasciata isolate bPatFas1 chromosome 12, bPatFas1.hap1, whole genome shotgun sequence genome and includes:
- the LOXL1 gene encoding lysyl oxidase homolog 1 codes for the protein MARRGAWRLWAALGYGLCLLAGGQEPAGGGQPWRQLIQWENNGRVYSLLNTGAEYVPAGQERPGGNRLMLAGAVTGGTGNVRRQAPAVPPRPGSETVRGQTRHPFGFGQVPENWREGPVGDSTASQRVRPAGRSRQPSSSSSASSFAYAAVGQPSYPQFPFAPQYEPYEAPRAYDETYAYYRSTGTGGAAVASAAAGASVVYPFQPRARYEDYGEEQSPYRAQGYYPAAERPYVPAAPQPVDGLDRRYSHSLYHDTGASPEQNGPDSYINQQPSIASTDNLQAPAGTGYRGQYPPYEPQPPFRALEPYAVPRPEPYLPVRSPEMPQAVPDNQARVSVGSVYRPNHGGRGLPDLVPDPNYVQASTYVQRAHLYSLRCAAEEKCLASTAYTPETTDYDVRVLLRFPQRVKNQGTADFLPSRPRHSWEWHSCHQHYHSMDEFSHYDLLDASTGRKVAEGHKASFCLEDTTCDFGNLKRYACTAHTQGLSPGCYDTYNADIDCQWIDITDVQPGNYVLKVQVNPKYIVLESDFTNNVVRCNIHYTGRYVSTTNCKISQS